Proteins co-encoded in one Arachis hypogaea cultivar Tifrunner chromosome 13, arahy.Tifrunner.gnm2.J5K5, whole genome shotgun sequence genomic window:
- the LOC112736933 gene encoding SH3 domain-containing protein 2, translating into MDAIRKQASKLREQVARQQQAVLKQWYGGSDNLVADEAELQLHQRLEKLYISTRAGKHYQRDIVRGVEGYIVTGSKQVEIGAKLSEDSRKYGAENTCTSGNTLSRAALNFARARAQMEKEHGNLLKAFGTQVAEPLRAMVVGAPLEDARHLAQRYDRMRQEAEAQAIEVSKRQAKVRETPGNADNAMKFEAAEAKLHDLKTNMGILGKEAAAALAAVEAQQQRLTLQRLIAMVEAERAYHQIVLQILDQLEGEMISERHRIEAAPAPAPSVDESMPPPPSYEEANGVYASQASNGSTDSMGYFLGEVLFPYSAVSEVELNLSVGDYVVVRKVTNNGWAEGECKGKAGWFPFSYIERRERVLASKVAEVF; encoded by the exons ATGGATGCTATTAGAAAGCAAGCTTCGAAGCTTCGAGAACAAGTAGCTCGCCAACAACAG GCTGTTCTGAAACAGTGGTATGGCGGTTCAGATAATTTGGTCGCTGATGAGGCAGAACTCCAGCTACATCAGAGACTTGAGAAGCTTTATATATCGACACGTGCGGGGAAG CACTATCAAAGAGATATTGTACGTGGTGTAGAAGGTTATATTGTTACCGGATCAAAGCAAGTTGAAATCG GGGCAAAGCTATCAGAAGATAGTAGGAAATATGGTGCAGAAAATACATGTACGAGTGGCAACACATTATCTAGAGCTGCACTAAATTTCGCAAGAGCCCGAGCTCAAATGGAGAAGGAACATGGAAACTTACTGAAAGCTTTTGGAACACAG GTTGCAGAGCCCTTAAGAGCAATGGTGGTGGGAGCTCCATTGGAGGATGCCCGGCATCTAGCTCAACGCTATGACAGAATGCGACAGGAAGCTGAAGCCCAG GCTATTGAAGTTTCTAAGCGCCAGGCAAAAGTAAGAGAAACGCCAGGCAATGCTGACAATGCCATGAAATTTGAAGCAGCTGAAGCAAAACTGCATGACCTGAAAACAAACATGGGAATATTGGGGAAGGAAGCTGCTGCTGCATTGGCTGCTGTTGAAGCACAGCAACAGAGGTTAACACTTCAGCGACTTATAGCTATG GTTGAAGCAGAGCGTGCATATCATCAAATAGTGCTACAAATTCTTGATCAGCTTGAGGGTGAG ATGATATCTGAACGTCATCGAATTGAAGCTGCTCCTGCTCCTGCTCCTAGTGTGGATGAGAGTATGCCACCACCACCGTCATATGAGGAAGCTAATGGTGTCTATGCTTCTCAGGCAAGTAATGGATCAACTGATAGCATGGGTTACTTCTTAGGCGAG GTTTTGTTTCCGTACTCTGCTGTGTCTGAAGTGGAGTTGAATCTTTCAGTTGGTGATTATGTTGTTGTCCGAAAG GTAACAAATAATGGGTGGGCCGAGGGTGAATGCAAAGGAAAAGCAGGTTGGTTTCCATTTAGTTACATTGAAAGAAGGGAACGGGTTCTTGCTAGCAAGGTGGCTGAAGTGTTTTGA